Genomic segment of Notolabrus celidotus isolate fNotCel1 chromosome 1, fNotCel1.pri, whole genome shotgun sequence:
ACCAGCCAGGGCTGTACAGTTGTATGGAGGTTGTGTCTGATTAAAGCGGCATATAACCACTGGACCAGAGCCATGCAttaccagcacaggcatgtggacattaacctcCAATGAGGACTGCAGacaggtggtgctagctctgctaaatTAAGCTACATCACGCCTGTGATCCCATGTTTAGTCATGTCAAATTTATTTAGCTAAATTTTGATTGTTTCGTGAGTGTTTTCTTGCCTTTGGACATGTTGGTTACTTAGAACTGAAATTTCTGTTCtaactactttttaaaattaatcgCGTCCAAAATGTCCTAGTCTCAGTGGTCCATAAAGAAAAAATCAGTATGAAGTCACAGATGCAAGAGTGGAGtagaattaatttttttttttacttcaatcaGAATACACACGGTGTCATTTGCACAGCTTTAGCATTGGTGCTGGCATATTGAATCGACGTAGCATAAAGCTAGCCTGGATCTGTGTACACAAAATAGAATCTCCATCTCCATATCTCAATCTTTAAGGCTCAACAGCATGTATCAGGGCTCTGTATCAGGCTTGCACTGCTTTTTGGTTAGACTACCCAggaatagggttgcaaaggggtggaaaatttctggtaaatttccggAAACTGTCTAGtgaatttccatgggaagttaagctggggaattttggaaatattccaaattggaaaatTTCCaagggaattatgggaatttatgggaactgggaattgagggtaatttaatggaaaggtatcatatccaagcataaatatttgttttgttataagcagacatccatccaaaataatacaattaaaacagattgaagtaaaactttatcaagtgttaaatattttattgaacaatcaattatttcattgaagaacaaaatatgaatgttgagttaaattttACTCATGCCTCTGACCCAACTCAttcaaaaataatcaaaaggcaatcccaacaaagtcccattcaagaTGTGAAAtcaaaagagcccctctccctccaaaaaatcCCATTctacatgcaaataaaaaaagcatcttccctcaagcttttCAAGcttagcctctgcaggattctagaaatcatctggttgttttagtcaggattatgctaaaatatattttccccaactatatttaagttccctattaagagccaaccttcaatttagtaaattcccagttttttcccattaattcccatggaaagtttccaactttgaaaattcctggaattttgcaaacCTGCCCAGGACGGACTTCATCATTGGTCACAAGACAACTGTTCCAAACCAGGATACAGTCCTGATTAGGAGTGGGAGGGTTACGTTTCAGAATTAACGATGCCTCAAAAGAgccccctccaaaaaaaagaaattataaTCTGTGAGGCATCCCCCAAACCCTTATAATGAACAAAAACTTCTGTAGATAAATGGTGGACTGCTCCTCTAACTTAATCATGATCTATATGGTGTTGGATCTATGTCTTCAGGTACATCGGAGCACTGGGTGCTCGTGTGATCTGCGATAACATTCCCGGCCTGGTGAACAAGCAGAGGCAGCTGTGCCAGCGACACCCGGACTTAATGCAGTCGATTGGCGAGGGAGCCAAAGAGTGGATCAAAGAATGCCAGCACCAGTTCAGACACCACCGCTGGAACTGCAGCACGCTGGAGCGGGACCACACTGTGTTTGGCCGGGTGATGCTGCGAAGTGAGTGAGCACACGTGGGACGGGGATTTCTATCTGtgtggttctctgtgtgtgcgtgactGTGGTTGTTTATGCCGACGACACTCAAGTTAATCATCCTCGTAAATGTCTGCACCGCTGCCAGATAAGCAGAGAATTAATAGGTGTCTTATAAAATCAACTTTGCTCCAGAgtgcaaacagaaagagaaagcatCGTAGCTTTTTTACCCTTTCAGGAATTAGGGACGATTGGGAAAGTGGATGTTCCCCGAAAACAAGTAGCAGATCACCATACTGGTGATGTATAAACAGTAATAGGAGATGTAAATATTTGGGTAGATGTTTCTGGCAGCCAGACAAAGCTTTTCTGCCTGACATATCGTCTGTGTTCTGCTTCATTGCGTGAGCAGGAATGAGAACAAGAGGTGGGTGGGAAAGCCAGACCAAATAACCCCTAAAATCTCTTCttgtctgaaatgaaaacacagctCAGTGACTGAGAAAGCTGCCATCTGTGCAAATTATAAAGGTGAAAGGAGAGTCAGCTGGTCTGTTATGTTATAGACAACATACTGCTAGCTCTGTCTGCATCATCCTCCATAAATGGACAGATTTGTGCTCCTGCTTTActgagcagagacacagagaactTGAGCACCATAAGAATAGCTTGAGGCAGACCACAGAAAGCAAATTGCTGCATTGTTGAAGTCCACTTTTAAGACAAAGTCAATTATTCAATTCAAGTATCTATAAAAACACTTCTTGCTTGTGCTCTCAGGTAGTCGAGAGGCAGCGTTCGTGTATGCAATCTCTTCAGCCGGAGTCGTCTACGCCATCACCAGAGCCTGCAGTCAGGGGGAGCTAAAGATATGCAGCTGCGACAGCCACAAGCGAGGCCAAGCAAGTGACGACAGAGGCACTTTCGACTGGGGAGGGTGCAGCGACAACATCAACTATGGCATCAAATTTGCCAAAGCCTTCGTAGACGCTCGAGAGAAGATGGTAAAAGATGCTCGTGCATTGATGAACCTGCACAACAACCGCTGTGGTCGGATGGTGAGTAGCCAAATAGCCTCTCCAAGAATGCATTTAACCATCCCTTGGTGCAGATTCTTGTTTCTAaagattacaaaaaaaacacttaaatagcAACTTAAGAAATTGGAACTGGGCTTGGATTTAATAGAGGTTTTCCAGAGCTTATGCCAAATAGAAATAGTGTATATTAtaatacatttcaaagaaaaaggGCTATTTATGTTAATAGAGAATTTAACCTTCCCAACAGATTGCTTTCTACCAATCGTCAGTGAAGGTCCAAAGTCATTCAGGTCTTGgcaattcaaagcttgatccaaaaggCAACTTTACTTGATTAAGGGCTTGAATCGAGTCCAGTTGCTTTTTGGATTAAGCTTtgcaaagcttgatccaaaagtTAAACCTGGTCTTGAACCAAGTCCAGCAGCCTTTCAGATCAAGCTTTACATTACTTTGTATCTGAGTGAGGGCTGCATCTGGTTACATCTTTGTTAAATTTGGCGATAACCTCCCTCAATAAATTGATGGTTTGGTatataaaaatgagaaaatctACAAAAAGCGCTCATTAGTTTCAGTTTGTCAATCATGTATTTGCCTTTTACGACTGGTTTTATCCAGTAATCAACAATTAAAATAGTTGCTGACTTATTTTGATTGCATCTTAGGCTTAACACTTTGTTACCTTTGACTTGTGCTGCAGGCAGTGAAGCGCTTCATGAAGCTAGAGTGCAAGTGTCACGGTGTCAGTGGCTCCTGTTCTCTGAGAACCTGCTGGCTGGCCATGTCTGACTTCAGGCGGACTGGGGACTACCTCCGCAAGAAGTACAATACGGCCATCGAGGTGACCATGAACCAGGACGGGACGGGCTTCATGGTGGCTGACAAGGACTTCAAGGGAAGCACCAAGAATGAGTTGGTGTACGTAGAGAACTCGCCAGATTACTGCCTCATGGACCGCTCAGCAGGTGAGACTGAAAGGACAGATTTAAGCCTTGTCTCTGGAAATtcgaatggaaaaaaaaagatgtgaaaatTAGCTTTGATGTTTTAGATTAATGGTACAGGGTCATAATGACTTCAGGTGGGTGGATATAGTTTGAAATACGAGTATATGATATTTTGAAAtggtccttttttttatttaatcatgaTGATTTGTAAAGGGTTAGTTCACCCCAATCACACAGGCAATTTTGCTACGCATTCCTTTTGTTAAATTAAGCCATTCCAGGGTTTTAACTGTTAGATATCTAGtctaaatttaattaaattaattcaaattttaGTATCAGCTGAGACTCTAATTGAACATACTCAATATCAAGAACTTGCGCTCTGATCTAAAATGCCACAGTGTGTAAACTACTTCATGTTCCTCAGGCAGAGCACTGTCAATCATTGTTCAGTCTTTCTTGTCAAGCATATTTAACATTCCACTTACCTGATTAATGGGTCTTCCAATATCAGACATGTTATGAAATCTGAAGTACTAAAACCCAGTGTATCTTTCtatttcattaattaattaaaaatccaTCTAAACCATGTTGCTGGCTATGACATTAGATTTGAATGCATGTGGAATAAGGGatgttatcattattgttgtttgttatcaaatgcaaaaaccaaaacaacctGCAATCTAAGTATCAGCCTCGACCACTGAAAAACGGATATCAGTCGAACActattaaaaataatgtaacacCAAATCCCATGTATAAGACAACTGAGTGAATGGTTATGAAACAAGTTAAGTTGGTTGATCCTGTGTCAGTTTCAGTAATCTATGACAGTCAAAGACCCCTCCACTGAAGGCTTGCATTCCTTTACAGCTTAAATTTCAGTGATTTGACCTTTAACACTGCCTTGAATTCCCAGTGTTTGCTTTGCTTTGTtaagctctgtctctgtcctccaATCCAGCTCTTTCAGCAGAGCGTGAAGGAGTGCACTAGCGCACTAAGTTATATAGAGGAGTGCACATGTGCGGGAGAGGACTGAAGTTATTACTGAAGTCACATTCTCCCACTCCGCCCTGCTTCTAGCTTGGTTGCAGCTTGACAACTGAGGGTTAATAAAGGTGTGTTCCTTCAAAGGAAAGGCTGTCGATTCTCGCTAAAAGGTGATCTTCAAATAGGCTTATGACCCTCCTTGCCACTAATCTCCATTGTATAGGAATTCACTGCCCAAGGATACATGCTGACTTATTTTTCAAATCCTTCTTTTGGTCAGTATTAAGCTCCACTCCCAAGAGCCTGAGGGGAATATCTGCTCTATCCTTTTCTCTTTACTTCAGGGATTCTCTGTTATTAGACGTGGTACCTGATCTTGGCCCTAGAATTTACACCTGAGTACATGGACACCTTTGTGTTGGGCTCTGAGAGTGTTTTGTAAGCTTGTCTGGAAGCTAATACCCAGTTGAAGAGTGTGGGAAAGGAATACTTTGCTCAGTAAAAGCAGTGTCAGTTTTTGGGCTCAAATTATCTGGTGTTCAGCGGGGGTCAACTGCCAACATTAGGAGTTTTTAACATCtatgatgtctttattttcataGAAAATGGAGTGACTAAGTAAATGTCGATATTGGTACcaacatatataaatacatgGATAAAGATGACCATACCATAACCCATGACACTAGTAACACTATCATTGCTGATATAAATACTTACCAGTATTGATGCCAATACCAACTGACTATAATAAGCACAATAATTTATCAGTGACATTGCTGTCCATCTGTcctatgaaaaaaaagaaataccaaATGTGACAGGCTGACTTACTGAAATCATTTTATGAGCGAAGTGTTTCGTTACTTTCTCCATATGCCGACTTAGCATTAGCAAACCTGTAGCTAAAATGTTAGCagtgtgaaaatgttttaaactcaaaaagcaaaaacagtGTCGTAGTCACTTGCAAATATGCGATACAATCGCTTAACAAGGTGGTAGCAGCAGACCTGCGTTTGCTTCACTCTCTGTTACGGCTGGCTACCCAACCACAGTTGTTGAATTTAGTTACATTATAACCTCCTCTACTGCCTTCCACAGTAGTGAACCCTTTATCTGAGGAGTGATCAAACAACTTTTTGCCCCTTACAAAATAGAGACAGTAACCTACTTTgggttttttaacttttaccaGGTAATATATTCCCAAGTTTGGTGGGGACCAAAACGGAGAGAAAAAGGAGTGAATGTTTGGCTAACATTTTTCATGTTAGTCATATTTTTAGGAACAGCTTGTAATGAATGCATGGGTTGCTGGATGTGTAACACTATATTTGGTTGATAACCTTTAAAATGAGTCCATATTGTGTTCAATACTTTCTCTCCTGCCCCAGAGCAACCACTCCAAACATTCATGCAGCTTGAAAAGCACAAAATACCAATAAAACTTTTATATATTTCGGcgatataaaaacaaacaaataacataAGGAAACAAACTTTATCCTCTAGACACTGCATGCATCATCatttatgtcatttatttttttttttgctgtgttgaAAAATCCCCTCAGATCCGGATGCAACATTTGCTCCTGCTCAAAGAAAATCCTGACTTCTTCATTTATGATAATATTTGAATTTCTTTACAGGCTCCTTGGGAACAGCGGGCAGAGTGTGCAACAAATCCTCCAGAGGCACAGACGGCTGTGAGGTCATGTGCTGTGGGCGGGGCTATGACACAATGCGCGTCAAACGCGTTACCAAGTGCGAGTGCAAGTTCAAGTGGTGCTGCGCCGTGGAGTGCCAAGACTGCGAGAGCGTGGTGGACGTTCACACATGCAAGCCCCACAAGCGACCTGATTGGCTGGACGTTACCTAAGGAGGAGACCTGACGAAGCACAATTACCACTGACTCATTAACCTGCGCACTAACGGCTGCTTTTTATTACGGGATATGTAATTGAGATCTCTTAACTGTCATACCTCCGGCTTTTGATCCTTTGACACTTCCTGGAGTGGAAACTTCACAGACCTTGATGCGAAACTGGAAACTCGGCCCAGTTACTGATCATGTGCTgctttaaaaactgtttctAAGAACAATTTATTGAGcctttttaaagacattatttGATAACAACAGGCTgaatattgtattatattatgttgCTGTAAATGCACCCTTGATTGATGCAGAGACATGAGGTAATGTCTGCTTGTTTtgcaatatattcagactgtgAGGGCACATGACAGAGCTCAAACTAGTGACATTTTTTATAGTTAAGCCTGAAGAGAGGCAGATAGAGGAATAAAGAAGAACAGAGCTTTCTCATTGTTGCAGAAACTTGGACATTTTATCATTCAAAATGATATGAAGTCATTATACTATATTACTGAAAGGAAACCATTTAAAATACGAatacactgctgctgctgatgagtgCATCTCCGACCAACTTACAAAAAGCTGGAGGGTGctaacaaaaatatgaataagtGCAGACAATCACACTGTGAACAAGAAGGAACCATTAAAAGAGTGAGAAGCAAAGAGGAGTGAAGACTTTCAGCTCAAGTGGCAGcactttcagtttgttttggaaGGTTTTCACGAGGACAAAAAGGACAAAcgaagagaagaaaatgaagcTCCACATGGACTTTGTACAGTTTCCTGAaaggttgaactttttcttTAGTTGGTGTAACACGCTCTGATAGTGTGGCCTTGGAGAGTTTTTTCAGTTCTACCTCTGGTTCTTCGTCTTTGTTTCAGTGTTACAATGACAGCTTCTGGCTCCCTCACTCTAAGAAGAATACTGCGGTagaacaatttttaaaaaaggattaaGGAAACAACTTTTATTACGATTCAATGCAGTGTTTGAGCAAGACATACATTTAACCCTTAAACTTTGACTCCACTGTAACCTGGTGATTTAACAGAAACCCTGGAAGcaacagagaaaaaagggaTCTGCAGATCAATTTTCAAAGTCGGATTTTGAATGCATCATCTCCTGCGTTTGTGACTCACAAAAAGCTAGAAAGAAAATTTTGCCATGTAGAAAGAcatatttgagatttttttcagCCAAAATAGaacaacaacttttaaaaaattacatttttttctaaatcttttGGTGCATTTGCCTTATTTCCCTAAAGaagaaaagtcttaaaacagATCTGGACTAAGatgtttttacctctttaattttatgagaaaaaaagctCAGAAATTTAAGCAgtcaatattatttatttgcagTAAAAACTTAATTTAACTGAGGTTGGATACAATGGATATGTTTAATAGCTTGCTGCCACAGGTGCTGCCGGCGTTTTGGTGTCAAATgtaaccctgttaactggcaaCTTTCAgctgaatgcgtctctcccaaATGACTTAAGTTTATCATGAAACACATCTGATGAGAAAATTGGATAtaatatgataaataaacaacaggGTGTCATTGGCCTAGCAGTATAAGTGTGCACCCCATATaaagaggctatagcccttttCATagcggtcgcaggttcaactcccgacctctaccatttgctgcatgtcttcccccactctctactcctgtctatctccagctttcctacccaataaaggcaaaattaccccacccccccacccccacacacaccccaaaacactctctttctgtgtctcaCCAGCTGTTAAACCGCTGACActcaccagttaacagggtcactccaTGAACCAAAACATGCATGCTCTGAAATGGTCACGTTCCCATCAGAATCCTGTAGAACTTGAGTCCGTGGTTGGAATCTCAATTCTGACAACCAAGCATGCAACAACCAGACATTTCGTGCTGTGTTTAAAGCTTGCTATCTCATCTGTTTAAATGGAGCTTCTGTTGCCAGAATGCACACGCATATTTTCGATGACATAGGCTGTAAACCAGTCTATTATAACGTCCTGGTTTCCATCTCAATCTGGGCCTTTTTCTGTGCGTCACACTCACTATTTCTCCCCCTTCATTTCCTGTCCATCTTCAGTTGCCAATATCTATCAGGCAAAGAAATGCCACAATAAATCTGTGTATAACAACAATGTTCCTCCATCATTAGAACTTGAAACAACATTTACTTCTTGTTCCTCTGGCTGAAGATCTTTCTTCATTGTAATCCAACCCTTATTTATTGATATCAGACCACTCTTGGATCCACTTATGATGGTCCGATAAACTTTTTATTCTGGGTGCTGCTTTGTCTCAGCTGGTTAACTGCAACTGTACCATTAGCAATCTTTGTTGTGACAAAAACGATAAGAAGTCAGTCAATGTTGGTAGAGCACCTTCTTCCTTACTGCTAGCTTTCACAGACGCAATAGCTGTGTCACCAACTAACTTTAAGTTTCTACTCGCAAACAAGAAGGCCAATGTTCATACAGAAGTGTCACATGTCTTATATGCTGCTATGTTTTCATACAACCTTACATAAACTGAACagaaatatacagtatgtacttTATGTTGAATATCCTAATTGTACAGGAATTGATATTAAAGTAAAATGCTCCTGTTTATGGGAGCTTATAAATCAGTATGAAgttctgttgctgtttttaaaccTGTCATAATTATAAACACTGTTTCTCTTGAATGCCTCTCCATGGTTGGTTGTATCTTCATGTATGTGGTTATTCTGATCATTTTGTCGCACACAACTCTTTAACAATCTGATCAAATTCAACTTTCTGTCCTCTGTGTTCGCATTCACTAGCGGCTCCGACTGGTTAATTTGTAAGAAGTGAAGTATTTGAGGAAACCTGGCCAAAAGGACATTGCAGAATGAGCAGTGAAGTAGCTTGCAGACCCTGAGTTTGACTTCTCAACATCTGGTAGTGCAGCCAGACATCATGTTAGGCCGGTGGAGACACGGCCCTCAGAGGGGTTTATAGATCTAAATGAATCTGACAACAAGCTGTGGATGCTGAGAGTCAACAAATTTTTTCAAGTCCACGTAATGAGGAGGAGAGCCAAAGTAAAGTGCTTTGAATGAGGCCAAATGACACAGCGTGTCAAACGTTCACAAGTCAAAAGTTAATTgcggacaaaaaaaaagtgtgttttgaatgTAAATGAAGAGCATGTTGGCCGTGTTTTCTTTCAGATTAGAAAGGTGAGAGGTGTTCATGCACAGTGCGGGCTGACCCGAGTCTGTGCGGTTGCTGCCTTTAAAATTCATGATTCAACTCCACAGTTTTACTGAGAGGAACAAAGCCCAGCAGCTACTCTTTCAGTCTGTTATGAAATTTCACATTGTATGCCTAAATCCACATCGGAAAACACTCAACCCGGCACTTATCTGAACATTGGATTTGGACTGGTTGATGGTGAATGTTGTGGTTACATAAGTTTATGCACAACTCTAACATTTAAAGATTTCAATATCAAGCTGTTCTTCAGTAAAGATACACTAAACTATGTTGTGGATCTGTCAATTAAGGCTGAACCCACATGTTTTATCCAATCTTCTCTTCCTTCGTCATTGTTTGGTCTAATGGTGTCCTGGTTTGTATTCCCGTCAAGAGAGGTATTTTCACCTTTGAAAGGCAGGTCCCAAAATACCTCCCTGGCACTATATTAAACCTTGTTAATCCAGCGTCTGTCACTCCTATTAGAGGTGTAACGTTCTCTACCAGCTTATATATTGTCTCTTGTGTTTTAGCCCTGATTCCTTGGTGGAATGAAGAGGGTGAAGACAATGCAACCAACGTGTTGCTGTTATGAAGTTGAGTCTGTTATAGTGAATGTCTGGGGGAACAGCCACTGTTCTTGTTGTCATTGTCTTATAATCTGCTGGTTATTGTTACCATCAATTATTAGGCCCATAAAACGTCAGGATATtgtgaaaaatgttcatttcattCTCCAGAGCCCGAAAACAACATCTTCACATGGAAATTTGTCCAACCATCCGTCCAAAACCcagacttttaaacattttgcttGACAAGGCCATAACAGTTCATGAATTATTGAAGCATTTGACTTTTTTGTATCATGTAACTGAAGAATTGATGAATGGGCTTGGAtataaatttgaaaaaatacattttcaaaatatatgGAATGCtcaaatacagtaaaatgttttaaaggcacAGAGAGCAGCTTTGGTCAGATTTtgaaatatccatccatccatcctttttcttccgcttatccggagTCAGGTCGCGAAGGCAACAGTCCAAGCAGATCGACCCAGacctccctctccccagcaacactttgaAACCCCTCCTGGGAAATCCccaggcgatcccagaccaggtgggatatataatccctccaacgAGTTCatggtctaccccggggccttctcccagttggacatgcccagaacacctctaaagggaggcgtctgggaggcatccttatcagctGCCTGAACcatctcagctgactccttttgatgcgaaggagcagcggctctactctgagctccctccgaatgtctgagctcctgaccctatctctaaggctgagcccagccacccttcagaggaaactcatctCAGCTGCTTGTATCCAAGATCTTATTCTCTTGGTCtagacccacagctcatgaccatagatTTTGGAATAGTGTCCCTCTAAtgttgcgttcacaccaaacgcgaatgaTTGCGCTGTTCGCACAAATACAAACGCAAGAATGGATCCCTTGAAATGCTATACCAGTCTGTTGGCCTCATACAAGGTTGAGCTTGACTAGGTTGAAAGCAGAAGCCGGTTAGGCTAAAGGAGGCAGTGCTAACTTCCTAGTACAACCGTTTGCTGGAATcgagtgacagacaaaggttttcaaaaCGTACCACATAATccgacctcctcactcactttcccTCACAGTGCGCTCCTGTTTATTCATGTATCCATAAAAAGAAGGTAGGGTCACCAAGTTAGGGGAAGCCACACATAGATATAATCAATTTgtcatatattccagatgaatgg
This window contains:
- the LOC117810861 gene encoding protein Wnt-2b-A-like: MLYVMKSRSLSDSSRAMGIRHGTKIHHHSKSSSKIFSIFILLLLIFTPRVDSSWWYIGALGARVICDNIPGLVNKQRQLCQRHPDLMQSIGEGAKEWIKECQHQFRHHRWNCSTLERDHTVFGRVMLRSSREAAFVYAISSAGVVYAITRACSQGELKICSCDSHKRGQASDDRGTFDWGGCSDNINYGIKFAKAFVDAREKMVKDARALMNLHNNRCGRMAVKRFMKLECKCHGVSGSCSLRTCWLAMSDFRRTGDYLRKKYNTAIEVTMNQDGTGFMVADKDFKGSTKNELVYVENSPDYCLMDRSAGSLGTAGRVCNKSSRGTDGCEVMCCGRGYDTMRVKRVTKCECKFKWCCAVECQDCESVVDVHTCKPHKRPDWLDVT